A part of Crassostrea angulata isolate pt1a10 chromosome 5, ASM2561291v2, whole genome shotgun sequence genomic DNA contains:
- the LOC128183666 gene encoding four-jointed box protein 1-like, whose protein sequence is MRRSNAVIMAGLAFTLGFVLGLVIQLPVITLPLNEEQFGDSGFKIGVRSESEGSARKQLSLDNPLRLVKPSSHGVVYPQNNGTNAYLQGQTDYSGSQQSDGSSGTSPAKEDVIRNRESAKSPDVVDGVFWSKTTERKCPGGFTEEDQKGWKNKIDKTKVVKLETGCGRMQNRMATFKDAAQACVRYRLNTDQIQGEIFSFYLSKLLGIDNVPPSSLHLVNTIDDRWRTVTGEIANSKWADDKVVIFTQFVEGLKPSYIPVEFRGEDRKLHPKQDLMNSKGPEDLCDLVQWSDLIIFDYLTANLDRVVNNMFNKQWNPNMMNTPAHNLERTSNGRLIFLDNESGLFHGYRLLDKYASYHRTLLDSLCVFRNSTARAIERLHHSGSVGEELNKMFSQNEELYNHIPRLPQKNAKILQQRIADVYEQIQTCKKQYV, encoded by the coding sequence ATGAGAAGATCCAACGCTGTTATCATGGCAGGACTCGCTTTCACTTTAGGATTCGTCCTCGGGTTGGTGATACAGCTTCCGGTGATAACTCTTCCTTTGAACGAAGAGCAATTTGGAGACTCTGGTTTCAAGATTGGTGTTCGCTCCGAGTCCGAAGGCTCGGCAAGAAAACAGCTTTCGCTGGATAATCCACTAAGGCTGGTAAAACCCTCTTCGCATGGAGTAGTGTATCCTCAGAACAATGGAACAAACGCGTACTTACAGGGACAAACCGATTACAGCGGATCACAGCAATCGGACGGTTCCTCTGGCACTTCACCTGCAAAAGAAGACGTCATTAGGAATCGTGAATCAGCGAAATCCCCAGATGTTGTGGACGGGGTTTTCTGGTCCAAGACCACAGAGAGAAAATGCCCGGGCGGATTTACCGAGGAAGACCAGAAAGGATGGAAGAATAAGATAGACAAGACGAAAGTCGTGAAACTGGAAACTGGGTGTGGTAGGATGCAAAATAGAATGGCGACGTTTAAAGACGCTGCCCAAGCTTGTgttagatacagactaaacacCGACCAAATACAGGGCGAAATCTTCTCGTTCTACCTCAGCAAACTTTTGGGTATTGACAATGTGCCCCCTTCTAGTTTGCATTTAGTGAACACAATTGACGACCGATGGAGGACGGTAACTGGTGAAATCGCCAACAGCAAGTGGGCAGACGACAAAGTGGTCATTTTCACTCAGTTTGTGGAGGGACTCAAACCCTCGTATATTCCGGTTGAATTTCGCGGGGAAGACAGAAAATTACATCCCAAACAGGACCTTATGAACTCGAAAGGTCCCGAGGATCTCTGTGATTTAGTGCAATGGTCAGACTTAATTATATTCGACTATTTAACAGCTAACTTAGACCGTGTGGTTAATAACATGTTCAACAAGCAATGGAATCCCAATATGATGAACACGCCGGCGCATAATCTTGAAAGAACATCCAATGGACGGTTGATATTTCTGGACAACGAGTCCGGATTGTTCCACGGGTATCGTCTGCTGGATAAATACGCTTCGTACCACCGGACGTTACTGGACTCTCTATGTGTGTTCAGGAACTCCACTGCACGTGCCATAGAGCGCCTCCATCATTCCGGAAGTGTAGGAGAAGAACTGAACAAAATGTTCTCCCAAAACGAAGAGCTTTATAACCACATTCCTCGCCTACCCcagaaaaatgcaaaaattctACAGCAAAGAATAGCAGACGTTTATGAACAAATTCAAACGTGCAAGAAACAGTATGTGTAG